Proteins from a genomic interval of Streptomyces sp. NBC_01445:
- a CDS encoding acetate--CoA ligase family protein, with the protein MLGSTYGTLTTDPRRARTIACGEQPAPAVHSRADDLDVSGRPLHREVPDLDRFFRPESIAVIGASDAEGRPNTGITRQLIAWAERVGARLHPVHPTRETVFGIPCSPGVSALPEPVDLAVLLISDPLPVIEELAQAKVKFAVAFASGFAETGEEGAAAQSSLSAAVSRSGMRLLGPNTNLNAFSEFREDLEGPAIALITQSGHQGRPLYTMQELGVRLSHWAPTGNEADLETADFISYFAERPEVGAIACYVEGLKDGRGFLLAADRAARNGVPVVAVKVGRTETGARMAASHTGKLTGADTVVDAAMRQFGVIRVDGLDELQDTAALLARARPPRADGVAVYSISGGTGAHFADLATRAGLTLPALSEAKQQELHQWIPEYLNVANPIDNGGHPVGDWRGPKIIESILQDPSIGVLICPITGPFPPMSDKLARDLAEAAERTDKLICVVWGSPLGTEDAYRETLLGSSRLATFRTFGNCITAVRAYLDHHRFTAAYRSPFTEAPRTPSPSFRKAQALMRPGRQLSEHAAKQLLRAYGIRVPREQLVTSAAAAVRAAGQVGYPVVMKASGARLAHKSDLGLVKVGLTSASQVRDAYRELTDIARYEGLDLDGVLVCQMVERGVEMVVGVTQDDLFGPTVTVGLGGVLVEVLRDTAVRVPPFAEDQARAMLDELRGRPLLDGMRGAPPVDMDALVEVVLRVQRMALELGDDLAELDINPLMVLPRGQGAVALDALAVCH; encoded by the coding sequence ATGCTTGGATCGACATACGGCACCCTGACCACCGACCCCCGCCGGGCCCGCACGATCGCCTGCGGAGAGCAGCCGGCACCCGCCGTGCACAGCAGGGCGGACGACCTGGACGTGAGCGGCAGGCCACTGCACCGTGAGGTGCCCGACCTGGACCGCTTCTTCCGGCCCGAATCGATAGCGGTCATCGGCGCGTCCGACGCCGAGGGCCGCCCGAACACGGGCATCACGCGGCAGCTGATCGCGTGGGCGGAGCGCGTGGGCGCCCGCCTCCACCCCGTGCACCCCACCCGCGAGACCGTCTTCGGCATCCCGTGCTCGCCGGGCGTCTCCGCGCTGCCCGAACCCGTCGACCTCGCCGTTCTCCTCATCTCGGACCCGCTGCCGGTCATCGAGGAACTGGCGCAGGCCAAGGTGAAGTTCGCGGTGGCCTTCGCGTCGGGCTTCGCCGAGACGGGCGAGGAGGGGGCGGCCGCGCAGTCGTCCCTGTCCGCGGCGGTCAGCCGCTCGGGTATGCGCCTGCTGGGCCCGAACACCAACCTGAACGCGTTCTCCGAGTTCCGCGAGGACCTCGAAGGGCCGGCCATCGCCCTGATCACGCAGTCCGGCCATCAGGGCCGCCCCCTCTACACGATGCAGGAGCTGGGCGTACGGCTCTCGCACTGGGCGCCCACGGGCAACGAGGCGGACCTGGAGACGGCGGACTTCATCTCGTACTTCGCCGAGCGCCCGGAGGTCGGGGCGATCGCGTGTTACGTGGAGGGCCTCAAGGACGGGCGCGGCTTCCTGCTCGCGGCGGACCGCGCGGCGCGCAACGGCGTACCCGTCGTGGCCGTCAAGGTCGGCCGCACCGAGACGGGTGCCCGCATGGCGGCCTCGCACACGGGCAAGCTGACCGGCGCGGACACGGTGGTGGACGCGGCGATGCGCCAGTTCGGCGTGATCAGGGTCGACGGACTCGACGAACTCCAGGACACGGCGGCCCTGTTGGCGCGGGCGCGGCCCCCGCGCGCCGACGGCGTGGCGGTCTACTCGATATCCGGCGGCACCGGCGCCCACTTCGCCGACCTGGCCACGCGCGCGGGCCTGACCCTGCCGGCGCTGTCCGAGGCGAAGCAGCAGGAGCTGCACCAGTGGATCCCGGAGTACCTCAACGTCGCGAACCCGATCGACAACGGCGGCCACCCCGTGGGTGACTGGCGCGGCCCCAAAATCATCGAGTCGATCCTCCAGGACCCGTCCATAGGCGTCCTGATCTGCCCGATCACCGGCCCGTTCCCCCCGATGAGCGACAAGCTGGCCCGGGACCTGGCAGAGGCCGCGGAGCGCACGGACAAGCTGATCTGCGTCGTCTGGGGCTCGCCGCTGGGCACCGAGGACGCCTACCGCGAGACGCTTCTCGGCTCCTCGCGCCTCGCGACGTTCCGCACGTTCGGGAACTGCATCACGGCCGTGCGCGCCTATCTGGACCACCACCGGTTCACGGCCGCCTACCGCTCGCCGTTCACCGAGGCGCCCCGCACACCCTCCCCCTCCTTCCGCAAGGCCCAGGCCCTGATGCGCCCGGGCCGCCAGCTCAGCGAGCACGCCGCGAAGCAGCTCCTGCGGGCGTACGGCATCCGCGTACCGCGCGAGCAGCTCGTCACCAGCGCCGCGGCGGCCGTACGGGCGGCCGGGCAGGTCGGCTACCCCGTCGTCATGAAGGCGTCCGGGGCGCGGCTGGCCCACAAGTCGGACCTCGGCCTGGTCAAGGTCGGCCTGACCTCGGCCAGCCAGGTCAGGGACGCCTACCGGGAACTCACCGACATCGCCCGTTACGAGGGCCTCGACCTGGACGGCGTCCTGGTCTGCCAGATGGTCGAGCGGGGCGTCGAGATGGTCGTCGGGGTCACGCAGGACGACCTGTTCGGCCCGACGGTGACGGTGGGCCTGGGCGGCGTACTCGTGGAGGTGCTGCGGGACACGGCGGTGAGGGTGCCGCCGTTCGCGGAGGACCAGGCGCGGGCGATGCTCGACGAACTGCGGGGCAGGCCTCTTCTGGACGGGATGCGGGGGGCGCCGCCCGTGGACATGGACGCGCTGGTGGAGGTCGTCCTGCGGGTCCAGCGGATGGCCCTCGAACTGGGCGACGACCTGGCGGAGTTGGACATCAACCCGCTGATGGTGCTCCCCAGGGGCCAGGGCGCGGTGGCGCTCGACGCGCTGGCCGTCTGCCACTGA
- a CDS encoding flavin-containing monooxygenase — MVTTPAPAARNQDRPVYVIGGGPGGLAAAAALRERGVRAVILEKSEHVGASWRRHYDRLHLHTTRKLSGLPGLAIPRRFGRWVSRDDVVRYLEKYAEHHQLEIVTGVAVSRVERTEDGWLVRASGGRELAASAVVVATGYNHTPRLPDWPGRSSYTGELLHAGDYRNAKPYAGRDVLVVGVGNTGAEIAVDLAEGGASRVRLAVRTAPHMVRRSTAGWPTQRTGILCRRLPVALVDRLARPMAKLSVPDLAEQGLPRPTTGLYSRVREGAIPVQDVGLIDAVRTGRVEPVAAVESFEDGKVVLADGAHITPDAVIAATGYRRALEDLVGHLGVLDDRGRPTRHGRRTDPAAPGLYFTGYTNPISGMFRELALDARKIARAIAG; from the coding sequence ATGGTCACCACCCCCGCGCCCGCCGCACGCAACCAGGACCGCCCCGTGTACGTCATCGGGGGCGGCCCGGGCGGCCTCGCCGCAGCCGCGGCGCTGCGCGAGCGGGGCGTACGCGCCGTGATCCTGGAGAAGTCGGAGCACGTCGGGGCGTCCTGGCGCCGCCACTACGACCGCCTCCACCTGCACACCACCCGCAAGCTCTCCGGGCTCCCGGGCCTCGCGATCCCGCGCCGCTTCGGCCGCTGGGTGTCCCGCGACGACGTCGTGCGCTACCTGGAGAAGTACGCCGAGCACCACCAGCTGGAGATCGTCACGGGTGTGGCGGTCTCGCGCGTGGAGCGCACAGAGGACGGCTGGCTCGTACGCGCCTCGGGCGGCCGTGAACTGGCCGCGAGCGCCGTCGTGGTGGCCACGGGCTACAACCACACCCCGCGCCTGCCCGACTGGCCGGGCCGCTCCTCGTACACGGGCGAGCTCCTCCACGCGGGCGACTACCGCAACGCGAAGCCGTACGCGGGCCGTGACGTGCTGGTCGTCGGCGTCGGCAACACCGGCGCCGAGATCGCCGTGGACCTCGCCGAGGGCGGCGCGTCCCGCGTCCGGCTCGCGGTCCGCACGGCGCCCCACATGGTGCGCCGGTCCACCGCGGGCTGGCCCACACAGCGGACCGGCATCCTGTGCCGCAGGCTGCCCGTGGCGCTCGTGGACCGCCTGGCCCGCCCGATGGCGAAGCTCAGCGTGCCCGACCTGGCGGAACAGGGCCTGCCCAGACCCACGACCGGCCTCTACTCGCGGGTGCGCGAGGGCGCGATCCCCGTGCAGGACGTCGGCCTGATCGACGCCGTACGCACGGGCCGGGTCGAACCGGTCGCGGCCGTCGAGTCGTTCGAGGACGGCAAGGTGGTCCTGGCGGACGGCGCGCACATCACCCCCGACGCGGTGATCGCGGCGACGGGGTACCGGCGCGCACTGGAAGACCTGGTGGGCCACCTCGGCGTCCTCGACGACCGGGGCCGCCCGACCAGGCACGGCCGGCGGACCGATCCCGCCGCGCCCGGCCTCTACTTCACGGGTTACACGAACCCGATCAGCGGCATGTTCCGCGAACTGGCCCTGGACGCACGGAAGATCGCGAGGGCGATCGCGGGCTGA
- a CDS encoding DoxX family protein gives MDSIWLDGVEWLAVLRIGLGLWWLESWRHKDKKGWFERGTGIAWAADVAAKHRWNAVRSGFGAVVTPRPKVMAYIVVYAELALGLGLVVGLLTPVALIGGLLLNLLYLVLMIHDWAEQGQNAMMALISLVALFAMSWQAWSLDAAIGLFL, from the coding sequence GTGGACTCGATCTGGCTCGACGGCGTCGAATGGCTGGCCGTGCTGCGCATAGGCCTCGGACTGTGGTGGCTGGAGAGCTGGCGGCACAAGGACAAGAAGGGCTGGTTCGAGCGGGGCACCGGCATCGCCTGGGCCGCCGACGTCGCCGCGAAGCACCGGTGGAACGCCGTGCGCAGCGGCTTCGGCGCGGTCGTCACCCCCCGGCCGAAAGTGATGGCGTACATCGTCGTCTACGCCGAACTGGCCCTGGGCCTCGGGCTCGTGGTGGGCCTGCTGACACCCGTGGCCCTCATCGGCGGGCTGCTCCTGAATCTCCTGTACCTGGTCCTGATGATCCACGACTGGGCCGAGCAGGGACAGAACGCGATGATGGCCCTCATCTCGCTCGTGGCGCTCTTCGCCATGTCCTGGCAGGCATGGTCTCTCGACGCGGCGATCGGACTCTTCCTGTGA
- a CDS encoding Zn-ribbon domain-containing OB-fold protein: protein MTLPATVRFDLPEPDAFTRPYWDAAADGTLLLRRCRACERAHHYPREFCPHCWSEDVVWERASGTAVLYTWSVVHRNDLPPFGTRTPYIAAVVDLAEGPRMMTEIVDAEGDELRAGMPLEVTFRQVEGFAVPVFRSRT, encoded by the coding sequence GTGACTCTTCCCGCGACCGTACGGTTCGACCTGCCCGAGCCCGACGCGTTCACCCGCCCCTACTGGGACGCGGCCGCCGACGGGACCCTGCTGCTCCGCCGCTGCCGCGCGTGCGAGCGGGCCCATCACTATCCGCGCGAGTTCTGCCCGCACTGCTGGAGCGAGGACGTCGTGTGGGAGCGGGCGTCCGGGACGGCCGTCCTCTACACCTGGTCCGTCGTCCACCGGAACGACCTGCCGCCCTTCGGCACCCGCACCCCGTACATCGCAGCCGTCGTCGACCTCGCGGAGGGCCCGCGGATGATGACGGAAATCGTGGACGCGGAGGGCGACGAGCTGCGCGCAGGAATGCCCCTGGAGGTCACCTTCCGCCAGGTGGAGGGCTTCGCCGTCCCCGTATTTCGCTCGCGGACGTGA
- a CDS encoding GNAT family N-acetyltransferase — MTESPAPLPGWHLTADVDDFLARAGDYLRAEPALHTVALSVTASLRERGPAVYGARGQLFGVLYGPDGRVSGTFLWTPPFRISISPLDGEQADALAVALQGRPVPGVFGVDAASAAFADAWQSRTGARAHRAVEQRLYRLGDLTPPHPAPAGRHRVATEADRELLVRWRNAFAADAGTPGGASGAEEWADERISYGGVTLWETPDGAPASMAGVTREAAGAVRVAPVYTPKELRGHGYAGAVTAEVSRAARAAGASEVLLFTDLANRTSNGLYLRIGYRPVRDFAVHTFTAPENG; from the coding sequence ATGACAGAGAGCCCCGCTCCCCTGCCCGGCTGGCACCTCACCGCTGACGTCGACGACTTCCTCGCCCGCGCGGGCGACTACCTGCGCGCCGAGCCCGCCCTGCACACGGTCGCCCTCAGCGTCACCGCGAGCCTGCGGGAACGGGGGCCGGCGGTGTACGGGGCGCGGGGGCAGCTCTTCGGGGTGCTGTACGGGCCGGACGGCCGCGTGAGCGGGACGTTCCTGTGGACGCCGCCGTTCCGGATCAGCATCAGCCCCCTGGACGGGGAGCAGGCGGACGCTCTCGCGGTCGCGCTCCAAGGGCGGCCGGTGCCCGGCGTGTTCGGGGTCGACGCGGCCTCGGCCGCCTTCGCCGACGCCTGGCAGTCCCGTACGGGAGCGCGGGCCCACCGCGCCGTCGAGCAGCGCCTCTACCGGCTCGGGGACCTCACCCCGCCGCATCCCGCACCCGCCGGGCGGCACCGCGTCGCCACCGAGGCGGACCGGGAGCTGCTGGTCCGGTGGCGCAACGCGTTCGCCGCGGACGCCGGCACTCCGGGCGGCGCCTCGGGCGCGGAGGAATGGGCCGACGAGCGGATCTCGTACGGCGGCGTCACCCTCTGGGAGACCCCGGACGGCGCGCCCGCCTCCATGGCCGGCGTGACCCGCGAGGCCGCCGGAGCGGTCCGGGTCGCGCCCGTCTACACCCCCAAGGAGCTGCGCGGCCACGGCTACGCGGGAGCGGTCACCGCCGAGGTCAGCCGCGCCGCCCGGGCCGCGGGCGCGAGCGAGGTGCTCCTCTTCACCGACCTCGCCAACCGGACCAGCAACGGCCTCTACCTGCGCATCGGCTACCGTCCCGTGCGGGACTTCGCCGTCCACACTTTCACCGCCCCCGAGAACGGCTGA
- a CDS encoding GNAT family N-acetyltransferase, which produces MTDTPEIRGHGLLLRAWRPGDEGDAAAVLRGLGDPEFRRWNTPLTPVDDLAGAHEYLRSRQEALASGESVACCVADESTGEVLGHVGLNAIMPAFRSAHVGYWVLPEARGRRVATRALNLASRLAFGELGLHRLELGHALGHEASCRVADRGGYRYEGTLRGAMFEAGRQDVFRDVHLHARLASDPEPPVA; this is translated from the coding sequence ATGACCGACACTCCTGAGATACGTGGCCACGGACTGCTTCTGCGGGCCTGGCGGCCCGGGGACGAGGGGGACGCCGCCGCCGTACTGCGCGGGCTCGGCGATCCCGAGTTCCGGCGCTGGAACACCCCGCTCACCCCGGTCGACGACCTCGCCGGGGCCCATGAGTACCTGCGCTCGCGCCAGGAGGCGCTGGCGAGTGGTGAATCCGTGGCGTGCTGCGTCGCCGACGAGAGCACGGGGGAGGTCCTCGGGCACGTGGGTCTCAACGCGATCATGCCCGCGTTCCGCAGCGCCCACGTCGGCTACTGGGTGCTGCCCGAGGCCCGTGGGCGCCGTGTCGCGACCCGTGCGCTGAACCTCGCGTCCCGGCTGGCCTTCGGTGAACTCGGCCTCCACCGGCTCGAACTCGGCCACGCACTCGGGCACGAGGCGTCCTGCCGGGTCGCCGACCGCGGCGGCTACCGGTACGAGGGCACGCTGCGGGGCGCGATGTTCGAGGCGGGGCGGCAGGACGTCTTCCGCGACGTGCACCTGCACGCCCGCCTCGCCTCGGACCCCGAGCCGCCGGTGGCGTGA
- a CDS encoding pyridoxine/pyridoxamine 5'-phosphate oxidase → MPELQEILKSLRVWDTELPAFDPSAAPSAPLPLFVEWFAEAVAAGQTEPHTMSLATVDGDGLPDVRTVMLHGADEDGFHFASHAGSAKGRQLTAHPRAALGFYWPSQGRQIRVRGDVTTQSPEVGQADLHVRSTGALAAALVGHQSEVLVSQEELERASVAAWERAQADPKAPAPTWTAYALAPREVEFFQGDTRRRHIRLRYRSTETGWVRELLWP, encoded by the coding sequence ATGCCCGAACTGCAAGAGATCCTGAAGTCCCTGCGCGTCTGGGACACCGAACTGCCCGCGTTCGACCCGTCCGCGGCCCCGTCCGCCCCGCTGCCGCTCTTCGTCGAGTGGTTCGCCGAGGCGGTGGCCGCCGGCCAGACCGAGCCGCACACCATGTCGCTCGCGACGGTGGACGGGGACGGCCTGCCCGACGTCCGTACGGTGATGCTGCACGGCGCCGACGAGGACGGCTTCCACTTCGCCTCCCACGCGGGCAGTGCCAAGGGCCGCCAGCTCACGGCGCACCCCCGGGCCGCGCTCGGCTTCTACTGGCCGTCGCAGGGCCGCCAGATCCGTGTTCGCGGTGATGTCACCACTCAGTCCCCCGAGGTGGGCCAGGCCGACCTGCACGTCCGCTCGACGGGAGCGCTGGCCGCAGCCCTGGTCGGCCACCAGAGCGAAGTCCTGGTCTCACAGGAGGAGTTGGAGCGGGCGTCGGTCGCGGCCTGGGAGCGCGCGCAAGCCGACCCGAAGGCCCCCGCCCCCACGTGGACGGCGTACGCGCTGGCCCCGCGCGAGGTGGAGTTCTTCCAGGGAGACACCCGCCGCCGCCACATCCGCCTCAGGTACCGCAGCACGGAGACGGGCTGGGTACGGGAGCTGCTCTGGCCGTGA
- a CDS encoding amino acid permease: MGYPRKLTRRFKAFDNFAISFTIINIISGIFSSFGFGMNAGGPRILVFGWIAVAAMVLFVGASMAEIASAYPTSGALYFSAGKLAKRHKGAWSWYTGWLNFVGQVGGTAATGYAAATFIQAFVVMQWPSYHATAQQTVLITAVILLLQALANTYTVQLVALVNRISVWWLLVGMVVIVVALIAVPDHHQSASVVTQFTNNTGFSNGIYAALLGLLVTSWTFTGFDGSFHMSEETVQATVNAPKGIMRAIGYSAVTGLILMLALVFAIGDYAAEASASAPPVQILIDALGMTTAKLLLLIVIGSMLFCGLANMTSNTRQIFAFSRDGAMPGSRWWHSVSSRTRTPVKAVWLAAACSLVLVVPGWWSHTAFTAIVSVNVVGLYLAYAVPIYLRLRHDDFQQGPWNLGRWGKPVAAIAVVWIVASSVLFMLPQASPINATSFNYAPIALVAVLVIATVWWFATARRRFQGPVSYGSPDEVAAMDLI; encoded by the coding sequence ATGGGCTACCCGCGGAAGCTGACCCGGCGCTTCAAGGCGTTCGACAATTTCGCGATTTCCTTCACGATCATCAACATCATCTCCGGCATCTTCTCCTCCTTCGGGTTCGGGATGAACGCCGGCGGACCGCGCATTCTCGTGTTCGGCTGGATAGCCGTCGCGGCCATGGTGCTTTTCGTCGGAGCGTCGATGGCCGAAATTGCATCGGCGTATCCGACGAGCGGTGCGCTCTATTTCTCGGCGGGAAAGCTGGCGAAACGGCACAAGGGCGCCTGGTCCTGGTACACGGGCTGGCTGAATTTCGTGGGGCAGGTCGGCGGCACGGCGGCGACGGGCTACGCGGCGGCGACGTTCATCCAGGCGTTCGTCGTCATGCAGTGGCCGTCGTACCACGCGACGGCGCAGCAGACGGTTCTGATCACGGCGGTGATCCTGCTGCTCCAGGCGCTCGCCAACACGTACACGGTGCAGCTGGTGGCACTGGTGAACCGGATCTCCGTGTGGTGGCTCCTCGTCGGCATGGTGGTCATCGTGGTCGCGCTGATCGCCGTACCGGACCACCACCAGTCCGCGTCGGTCGTCACGCAGTTCACCAACAACACCGGGTTCTCCAACGGGATTTACGCGGCCCTGCTCGGCCTCCTCGTGACCAGCTGGACGTTCACCGGCTTCGACGGCAGCTTCCACATGTCGGAGGAGACGGTCCAGGCGACGGTCAACGCGCCCAAGGGCATCATGCGGGCGATCGGCTACTCCGCGGTCACCGGCCTGATCCTGATGCTGGCCCTCGTCTTCGCGATCGGGGACTACGCGGCGGAGGCGAGCGCGTCGGCGCCGCCCGTGCAGATCCTCATCGACGCGCTCGGCATGACGACGGCGAAGCTCCTGCTGCTGATCGTGATCGGCTCGATGCTGTTCTGCGGCCTGGCCAACATGACGAGCAACACCCGTCAGATCTTCGCCTTCTCGCGTGACGGCGCCATGCCGGGCTCCCGCTGGTGGCACTCGGTCTCGTCGCGCACGCGCACGCCCGTGAAGGCCGTGTGGCTCGCGGCGGCCTGCTCGCTGGTCCTCGTGGTGCCGGGCTGGTGGTCGCACACGGCGTTCACCGCGATCGTGAGCGTCAACGTCGTGGGTCTCTACCTCGCGTACGCCGTCCCGATCTATCTGCGTCTGCGCCACGACGACTTCCAGCAGGGGCCGTGGAACCTGGGACGCTGGGGCAAGCCCGTCGCCGCGATCGCGGTGGTCTGGATCGTGGCGAGCAGCGTCCTGTTCATGCTGCCGCAGGCGTCCCCGATCAACGCGACGTCGTTCAACTACGCGCCGATCGCCCTGGTCGCCGTACTCGTGATCGCGACGGTGTGGTGGTTCGCGACGGCCCGCCGCCGCTTCCAGGGCCCGGTCAGCTACGGCAGCCCGGACGAGGTCGCGGCGATGGACCTCATCTGA
- a CDS encoding thiolase C-terminal domain-containing protein yields MTAALHGSRRVAIAGIALSDCGRVDEATPYALHAQAARRAVADAGLTPDVVDGFASAGLGILAPIEVAEYLGLKPRWVDSTSVGGSTWEVMAAHAADAIAQGHARAVLLVYGSTARADIKAGRRTSNLSFGARGPLQFEVPYGHSLIAKYAMAARRHMHEYGTTLEQLAEVAVQARANAALNPEAMFRDPVTVDDVLDGPMIADPFTKLHCCIRSDGGAAVLLVAEDLLPDCAKSPVWVLGSGEHVSHTTMSEWDDFTVSPAAVSGKLAFERAGVTPDEVDLAEIYDAFTYMTLVTLEDLGFCAKGEGGPFVEKGRLLRDGELPTNTDGGGLSAQHPGMRGLFLLVEAVRQLRGEAGERQVRKGGGRLPRLAVASGTGGWFCSSGTVVLGTS; encoded by the coding sequence ATGACTGCCGCACTTCACGGTTCCCGCCGGGTCGCCATCGCCGGCATCGCCCTCTCCGACTGCGGCCGCGTGGACGAGGCCACTCCCTACGCCCTGCACGCCCAGGCCGCCCGCCGCGCCGTGGCCGACGCCGGACTCACCCCCGACGTCGTCGACGGGTTCGCCAGCGCGGGCCTCGGCATCCTCGCGCCGATCGAGGTCGCCGAGTATCTGGGGCTCAAACCCCGCTGGGTGGACTCGACTTCGGTCGGCGGTTCCACCTGGGAGGTGATGGCGGCGCACGCGGCGGACGCCATCGCCCAGGGCCATGCCCGCGCGGTCCTGCTCGTCTACGGGTCGACGGCCCGCGCCGACATCAAGGCCGGACGGCGCACGTCGAACCTGAGCTTCGGCGCCCGCGGCCCCCTCCAGTTCGAGGTGCCGTACGGGCACTCGCTGATCGCCAAGTACGCGATGGCGGCGCGGCGCCACATGCACGAGTACGGCACCACCCTTGAACAGCTCGCCGAGGTCGCCGTGCAGGCGCGGGCGAACGCCGCGCTGAACCCGGAGGCCATGTTCCGCGACCCGGTCACCGTGGACGACGTGCTCGACGGGCCGATGATCGCGGACCCGTTCACGAAACTGCACTGCTGCATACGCTCGGACGGCGGCGCCGCCGTGCTGCTCGTCGCCGAGGACCTGCTCCCCGACTGCGCCAAGTCCCCGGTGTGGGTGCTCGGTTCGGGTGAGCACGTGTCGCACACGACGATGTCCGAGTGGGACGACTTCACCGTGTCCCCGGCGGCCGTCAGCGGGAAGCTCGCCTTCGAGCGGGCGGGCGTAACGCCCGACGAGGTCGACCTCGCGGAGATCTACGACGCCTTCACGTACATGACGCTGGTGACGCTGGAGGATCTGGGGTTCTGCGCGAAGGGCGAGGGCGGACCGTTCGTGGAGAAGGGACGGCTGCTGCGGGACGGCGAGCTCCCCACGAACACGGACGGCGGTGGCCTGTCGGCCCAACACCCGGGAATGCGGGGCCTGTTCCTGCTGGTGGAAGCGGTACGGCAGCTGCGGGGCGAGGCCGGGGAGCGCCAGGTGCGCAAGGGGGGCGGACGGCTGCCGCGGCTCGCGGTGGCGTCCGGCACGGGCGGATGGTTCTGCTCGTCGGGAACGGTGGTGCTCGGCACATCCTGA
- a CDS encoding acyl-CoA dehydrogenase family protein, protein MDAAFTAEQDEIRRTLHELMNKRCGPEDVKAAVGTPAGYDPALWSALGGELGLPGLALPEQYGGVGCGTTELALACEESGRALAPTPLLATAALAAPLVLALGTEAQRAELLPRVASGALTATLAVPGEGLATALGLTGDNRGDWSGGGRAGGVQARRDDRHDGGWRLYGQADQVLDGHSAGLLIVAAHTGGFARSRTLLFLVDGDAEGVVRTRQTSLDETRPRARVELRDVAAELLGSAGGEGGEVAGALAAMGDAAATVLAAEAVGAAERALERTVEHVRQREQFGRPIGSFQAVKHRLADVYVQVQAARSAAYYAAWAAGSGSGERTGGLALAQALEALRTAASEAVQLHGGIGFTWEHDAHLYLKRATGDELLFGPVHLLRARAAESAELFTRQEATA, encoded by the coding sequence ATGGACGCCGCCTTCACCGCGGAACAGGACGAGATCCGCCGCACCCTGCACGAACTCATGAACAAGCGCTGCGGCCCCGAGGACGTCAAGGCCGCCGTCGGCACCCCCGCCGGCTACGACCCGGCCCTGTGGTCGGCCCTCGGCGGCGAACTGGGCCTGCCCGGCCTGGCCCTCCCCGAGCAGTACGGCGGAGTCGGCTGCGGGACCACCGAACTGGCCCTGGCCTGCGAGGAGTCGGGCCGCGCACTGGCCCCCACCCCGCTCCTGGCCACCGCGGCGCTCGCCGCCCCGCTCGTCCTCGCCCTCGGTACCGAGGCCCAGCGTGCCGAACTGCTGCCCCGCGTCGCCTCAGGCGCCCTGACCGCCACGCTCGCCGTACCCGGCGAGGGCCTCGCCACCGCGCTCGGCCTGACCGGCGACAACCGCGGCGACTGGTCGGGCGGCGGCCGCGCGGGCGGCGTCCAGGCCAGGCGGGACGACCGCCATGACGGTGGCTGGAGGCTGTACGGGCAGGCCGACCAGGTCCTCGACGGACACAGCGCCGGCCTCTTGATCGTCGCCGCGCACACCGGCGGCTTCGCCCGCTCACGCACCCTGCTCTTCCTCGTGGACGGCGACGCGGAGGGAGTCGTCAGGACCCGCCAGACGTCCCTCGACGAGACACGCCCCCGCGCCCGGGTCGAACTACGGGACGTGGCAGCCGAGTTGCTCGGCTCGGCGGGGGGTGAGGGCGGCGAGGTGGCCGGCGCCCTCGCCGCCATGGGCGACGCGGCCGCGACCGTACTCGCCGCGGAAGCCGTCGGCGCCGCCGAGCGCGCCCTGGAACGGACCGTCGAGCATGTGCGCCAGCGCGAGCAGTTCGGGCGGCCCATCGGCTCCTTCCAGGCGGTCAAGCACCGCCTCGCGGACGTCTATGTCCAGGTGCAGGCGGCGCGCTCCGCGGCGTACTACGCGGCCTGGGCGGCGGGCTCCGGGAGCGGCGAACGGACGGGCGGTCTCGCTCTCGCCCAGGCCCTGGAAGCGCTGCGCACCGCAGCGTCCGAGGCCGTCCAGCTGCACGGCGGCATCGGCTTCACCTGGGAGCATGACGCCCACCTCTACCTCAAGCGCGCGACCGGCGACGAACTCCTCTTCGGGCCCGTCCACCTGCTGCGCGCACGCGCCGCGGAATCCGCCGAGCTCTTCACCCGCCAGGAGGCGACTGCCTGA
- a CDS encoding nitroreductase family deazaflavin-dependent oxidoreductase, whose protein sequence is MAPPGARLMQKVSSTRAFARVAPHFIPAMDRTVHRLTRGKVLLSAQMLPGVILTARGAKSGLPRRTPLACMPEGEAGTWLLIGSNFGRPGHPAWTANLMAHPDAEINWKGEDIPVTARLLDSGERAQAWAAVLTFWPPYAKYQARVEREIRLFRLVRR, encoded by the coding sequence ATGGCACCACCCGGAGCAAGACTGATGCAGAAGGTCTCGTCGACCCGAGCCTTCGCCCGCGTCGCCCCCCATTTCATCCCCGCGATGGACCGCACCGTGCACCGGCTCACCCGGGGAAAGGTGCTGCTCAGCGCCCAGATGCTGCCGGGCGTCATCCTGACCGCGCGCGGCGCGAAGAGCGGGCTGCCACGGCGTACGCCACTCGCCTGCATGCCTGAGGGCGAGGCGGGCACCTGGCTGCTGATCGGGTCCAATTTCGGCCGCCCGGGACACCCCGCGTGGACGGCGAACCTGATGGCCCACCCGGACGCCGAGATCAACTGGAAGGGTGAGGACATCCCGGTCACCGCCCGGCTGCTCGACTCCGGCGAGCGGGCACAGGCCTGGGCGGCGGTGCTCACGTTCTGGCCGCCGTACGCGAAGTACCAGGCGAGGGTGGAGCGGGAGATCAGGCTCTTCCGGCTGGTGCGCCGGTAA